The Teredinibacter sp. KSP-S5-2 genome includes a window with the following:
- the ispE gene encoding 4-(cytidine 5'-diphospho)-2-C-methyl-D-erythritol kinase, producing MQDSLTLPCPAKLNLFLHITGKRPDGYHNLQTLFQLLDYGDQLTTTLNTSGTISIAPEIKGLPTESNLIYRAAVALKEATGCALGADFVLTKRLPMGGGIGGGSSNAATALLALNQLWQTGLSVNELAGIGRHLGADIPVFVAGNTAWAEGIGEQLMPVEMPERWYLVIAPDCHVSTAEIFSHKDLTRDTLAIKVSAFLEKGGKNDCQKLVESLYPQVKDAVDWLKQYGPAQLTGTGACVFAPFASQASALEAFAKRPRLSSSNTQIDGFVAKGVNRSPLHQCLPL from the coding sequence ATGCAAGATTCTTTAACCTTGCCTTGTCCGGCAAAGCTAAACCTATTCCTGCACATTACCGGGAAAAGGCCAGATGGTTACCATAACCTTCAAACATTATTCCAGCTACTGGATTATGGTGACCAGCTAACAACGACTCTCAACACCTCAGGCACAATCTCCATTGCGCCTGAAATCAAAGGCCTGCCAACCGAAAGCAATTTGATCTATAGAGCTGCAGTCGCACTAAAAGAAGCCACCGGCTGTGCACTGGGCGCAGATTTTGTCCTGACCAAAAGGCTTCCCATGGGCGGAGGCATTGGAGGAGGCAGCAGCAACGCCGCCACAGCTCTACTGGCACTTAACCAGCTATGGCAAACAGGGCTCTCTGTGAACGAGCTCGCCGGGATTGGTCGCCATCTGGGAGCAGATATCCCGGTGTTTGTTGCCGGCAATACCGCCTGGGCAGAAGGCATCGGCGAACAACTTATGCCCGTGGAAATGCCGGAAAGATGGTATTTGGTAATAGCCCCAGATTGCCATGTATCAACGGCAGAAATTTTTTCGCATAAAGATTTGACAAGGGACACGCTCGCCATTAAAGTGTCGGCCTTCCTCGAGAAGGGTGGGAAAAATGACTGCCAAAAGCTGGTTGAATCATTGTACCCACAGGTTAAGGATGCGGTTGATTGGCTAAAACAGTATGGCCCGGCGCAGCTAACTGGGACGGGAGCCTGTGTTTTTGCTCCTTTTGCTTCACAAGCTTCAGCGCTGGAAGCATTTGCTAAACGTCCAAGGCTGTCGAGCAGCAATACGCAAATCGACGGTTTTGTTGCTAAAGGCGTTAACCGGTCACCATTGCATCAGTGCCTCCCCTTATAA